From the Burkholderia glumae LMG 2196 = ATCC 33617 genome, one window contains:
- the ilvD gene encoding dihydroxy-acid dehydratase: protein MPAYRSKTSTAGRNMAGARSLWRATGMKDEDFSKPIIAVVNSFTQFVPGHVHLKDLGQLVAREIEAAGGVAKEFNTIAVDDGIAMGHDGMLYSLPSRDIIADSVEYMVNAHCADAMVCISNCDKITPGMLMAAMRLNIPVIFVSGGPMEAGKAQLAVPGTNTIQIKKLDLIDAMVMAADSKVSDADVAEVERSACPTCGSCSGMFTANSMNCLTEALGLSLPGNGTIVATHADRELLFKRAGRRIVELARQYYEHDDDKVLPRSVGFKAFENAMTLDIAMGGSTNTILHLLAIAQEAEIDFSMSDIDRLSRTVPQLCKVAPNTNKYHIEDVHRAGGIMAILGELERAGKLHTDVPTVHAPTLGAALEQWDIVRTGDEAVRTFYLAGPGGIPTQVAFSQNARWPSLDLDRAEGCIRSYEHAFSKEGGLAVLTGNIARDGCVVKTAGVDDSILVFEGPAHVVESQDEAVEHILADEVKAGDVVIVRYEGPKGGPGMQEMLYPTSYIKSKGLGKSCALLTDGRFSGGTSGLSIGHCSPEAAAGGAIGLVRNGDTIRIDIPNRTIDVLVSDEELARRRAEQDAKGWKPARPRPRKVSAALKAYAKLVMSADKGAVRDLSLLDD, encoded by the coding sequence ATGCCCGCATACCGTTCCAAAACCTCCACCGCCGGCCGCAACATGGCGGGGGCGCGTTCGCTCTGGCGCGCCACCGGCATGAAGGACGAGGATTTCTCCAAGCCCATCATCGCCGTCGTCAACTCGTTTACCCAGTTCGTGCCCGGCCACGTCCACCTGAAGGACCTGGGCCAGCTCGTCGCGCGCGAGATCGAGGCCGCCGGCGGCGTCGCCAAGGAGTTCAACACGATCGCCGTGGACGACGGCATCGCGATGGGCCACGACGGCATGCTCTATTCGCTGCCGAGCCGCGACATCATCGCCGACTCGGTCGAGTACATGGTGAACGCGCACTGCGCCGATGCGATGGTCTGCATCTCGAATTGCGACAAGATCACGCCGGGGATGCTGATGGCCGCGATGCGCCTGAACATTCCGGTGATCTTCGTGTCGGGCGGCCCGATGGAAGCGGGCAAGGCGCAACTGGCCGTGCCGGGCACCAATACCATCCAGATCAAGAAGCTCGACCTGATCGACGCGATGGTGATGGCCGCCGACAGCAAGGTCAGCGACGCCGACGTCGCCGAGGTCGAGCGCTCGGCCTGTCCGACCTGCGGCTCGTGCTCGGGCATGTTCACCGCCAACTCGATGAACTGCCTGACCGAGGCGCTCGGGCTCTCGCTGCCCGGCAACGGCACGATCGTCGCGACGCACGCGGACCGCGAGCTGCTGTTCAAGCGCGCCGGCCGCCGCATCGTCGAACTCGCGCGCCAATACTACGAGCACGACGACGACAAGGTGCTGCCGCGCTCGGTCGGCTTCAAGGCCTTCGAGAACGCCATGACGCTCGACATCGCGATGGGCGGCTCGACCAACACGATCCTGCACCTGCTCGCGATCGCGCAGGAAGCCGAAATCGATTTCTCGATGTCGGACATCGATCGCCTGTCGCGCACCGTGCCGCAGCTCTGCAAGGTCGCGCCGAACACCAACAAGTACCACATCGAGGACGTGCATCGCGCGGGCGGGATCATGGCGATCCTCGGCGAGCTCGAGCGCGCCGGCAAGCTGCACACCGACGTGCCGACCGTGCACGCGCCCACGCTCGGCGCCGCGCTCGAGCAGTGGGACATCGTGCGCACCGGCGACGAGGCCGTCCGCACGTTCTACCTGGCTGGTCCGGGCGGAATTCCGACCCAGGTCGCGTTCAGCCAGAACGCGCGCTGGCCTAGCCTCGATCTCGATCGCGCCGAAGGCTGCATCCGCTCCTATGAGCACGCCTTCAGCAAGGAGGGCGGCCTCGCCGTGCTGACCGGCAACATCGCCAGGGACGGCTGCGTCGTGAAGACGGCCGGCGTGGACGACTCGATCCTCGTGTTCGAAGGCCCGGCGCACGTGGTCGAGTCGCAGGACGAGGCGGTCGAGCACATCCTTGCCGACGAGGTGAAGGCCGGCGACGTGGTGATCGTGCGCTACGAAGGGCCGAAGGGCGGCCCGGGCATGCAGGAGATGCTGTATCCGACCAGCTACATCAAGTCGAAGGGGCTCGGCAAATCCTGCGCGCTGCTGACCGACGGGCGCTTCTCGGGCGGCACCTCGGGGCTGTCGATCGGGCATTGCTCGCCGGAGGCGGCCGCGGGCGGCGCGATCGGCCTGGTGCGCAACGGCGACACGATCCGCATCGACATTCCGAACCGCACCATCGACGTGCTGGTGTCCGACGAGGAACTGGCCCGGCGCCGCGCCGAGCAGGACGCGAAGGGCTGGAAGCCGGCCCGGCCACGCCCGCGCAAGGTGTCGGCGGCGCTGAAGGCCTACGCGAAGCTGGTGATGTCGGCCGACAAGGGCGCGGTGCGGGATCTGTCGCTGCTCGACGACTGA
- a CDS encoding GNAT family N-acetyltransferase, translating to MDCASPPPAALPGTERLSLRHAARRDAPALLAYYLANRAHLEPWAPSRPESFYTLPSIETRLDAMATQAAAGQAVHLLLYEKAGDRLIGECSLTNIVRGPFQACHLGFSIASDREGRGLMRECLIEVIRYAFGPLGLHRLMANHRPENTRSARLLEALGFEREGIARAYLKIDGAWADHVLRSLINPADA from the coding sequence ATGGATTGTGCTTCCCCTCCGCCCGCGGCCTTGCCCGGCACCGAGCGCCTGTCGCTGCGGCACGCCGCTCGCCGCGACGCACCGGCCCTGCTGGCCTATTACCTTGCCAACCGCGCCCATCTCGAGCCCTGGGCGCCGTCCCGTCCCGAGTCGTTCTACACGCTGCCCTCGATCGAGACGCGGCTCGACGCGATGGCGACGCAGGCCGCGGCCGGGCAGGCCGTGCATCTGCTGCTCTACGAGAAGGCCGGCGACCGGCTGATCGGCGAATGCAGCCTGACGAATATCGTGCGCGGGCCGTTCCAGGCCTGCCACCTCGGTTTCTCGATCGCGAGCGATCGCGAGGGGCGGGGGCTGATGCGCGAATGCCTGATCGAGGTCATCCGCTACGCGTTCGGCCCGCTCGGGCTGCACCGCCTGATGGCGAACCATCGCCCCGAGAACACGCGCAGCGCGCGCCTGCTCGAAGCGCTGGGCTTCGAGCGCGAGGGCATCGCGCGGGCCTATCTGAAGATCGATGGCGCCTGGGCCGACCATGTGCTGCGATCCTTGATCAATCCGGCCGACGCCTGA
- a CDS encoding peptidylprolyl isomerase — protein sequence MILKSPRLWVAAAAFVAAPAFAQNVAVVNGTPIPKARVDAMVAQLVQQGQPDSEQLRKKVSQELVNREILMQEAIKEGVPNRPDVKQQVAIAQQAVVLRAMIEDFVKKNQPSDADIKARYDELTKSVSGNEYHLHHILVDNEQLAKELIAKIKAGAKFEDLAKQYSKDPGSAKNGGDLDWADPKSFVPEFANAATHLQKGQMTDTPVKTQFGWHIIRVDDVRPVAPPPLDQVKAQIAQQIVQQKLQAFEEKLRAQAKIQ from the coding sequence ATGATCCTGAAATCCCCCCGTCTGTGGGTCGCGGCCGCCGCATTCGTCGCCGCACCGGCATTTGCCCAGAACGTTGCCGTCGTCAACGGCACGCCGATCCCGAAGGCGCGCGTCGACGCGATGGTGGCCCAGCTCGTCCAGCAGGGCCAGCCCGACAGCGAGCAGTTGCGCAAGAAGGTGAGCCAGGAACTCGTCAACCGCGAGATCCTGATGCAGGAAGCGATCAAGGAAGGCGTGCCGAACCGGCCCGACGTGAAGCAGCAGGTCGCGATCGCCCAGCAGGCGGTGGTGCTGCGCGCGATGATCGAGGACTTCGTGAAGAAGAACCAGCCGAGCGACGCCGATATCAAGGCGCGCTATGACGAGCTGACGAAGTCGGTGTCCGGCAACGAATATCACCTGCACCACATCCTCGTCGACAACGAGCAGCTGGCCAAGGAGCTGATCGCGAAGATCAAGGCCGGCGCCAAGTTCGAGGATCTGGCCAAGCAGTATTCGAAGGATCCGGGCTCGGCGAAGAACGGCGGCGATCTGGACTGGGCCGATCCGAAGTCGTTCGTGCCGGAATTCGCCAATGCGGCGACGCACCTGCAGAAGGGCCAGATGACCGACACGCCGGTCAAGACGCAATTCGGCTGGCACATCATCCGCGTCGACGACGTGCGCCCGGTGGCGCCGCCGCCGCTCGATCAGGTCAAGGCGCAGATCGCGCAGCAGATCGTGCAGCAGAAGCTGCAGGCATTCGAGGAAAAGCTGCGCGCGCAGGCGAAGATCCAGTAA
- a CDS encoding BolA family protein, whose product MADDFLNAAPEARMALIEARLAAALAPESLHVSDDSAQHAGHAGASAGGHYTVTIVSAAFAGKSRVARHRLVYDALADAMQRGIHALAIVAYTPDEFNVSSQ is encoded by the coding sequence ATGGCCGACGACTTCCTGAACGCGGCGCCCGAGGCGCGCATGGCGCTGATCGAGGCGCGCCTCGCCGCCGCGCTCGCGCCCGAGTCCCTGCATGTCAGCGACGACAGCGCACAGCATGCCGGTCATGCCGGTGCCTCGGCGGGCGGGCATTATACGGTGACGATCGTGTCCGCCGCGTTTGCCGGCAAGTCGCGCGTGGCACGGCACCGGCTGGTGTATGATGCGCTCGCCGATGCCATGCAGCGCGGGATTCACGCGCTCGCGATCGTGGCTTACACGCCCGATGAATTCAATGTGTCTTCCCAATAA
- a CDS encoding septation protein A, with protein sequence MKFLFDLFPIILFFAAFKLWGIFTATAVAIVATLLQVAWVAWRHKKVDTMLWVSLGVIVVFGGATLVLHDEKFIQWKLTVLYWLFAVVLIGARYLFGKNLIAKMMATQLSLPAAIWDKLNLAWGLFFVALGVANLYVVNHYTLSQWVNFKLFGTTGAMFVFIILQSLWLAKYLKEE encoded by the coding sequence ATGAAATTTCTGTTCGATCTGTTTCCGATCATCCTGTTTTTCGCCGCCTTCAAGCTCTGGGGCATCTTCACCGCGACGGCGGTCGCGATCGTCGCCACGCTGCTGCAGGTCGCCTGGGTGGCCTGGCGCCACAAGAAGGTCGATACCATGCTGTGGGTCAGCCTCGGCGTGATCGTCGTGTTCGGCGGCGCCACGCTGGTGCTGCACGACGAGAAATTCATCCAGTGGAAGCTCACCGTGCTGTACTGGCTGTTCGCGGTGGTGCTGATCGGCGCGCGCTACCTGTTCGGCAAGAACCTGATCGCGAAGATGATGGCTACGCAGCTGTCGCTGCCCGCGGCGATCTGGGACAAGCTCAACCTGGCGTGGGGGCTGTTCTTCGTCGCGCTCGGCGTGGCGAACCTCTATGTGGTCAATCACTACACGCTGTCGCAATGGGTCAACTTCAAGCTGTTCGGCACCACCGGCGCGATGTTCGTGTTCATCATCCTGCAGAGCCTGTGGCTCGCGAAATACCTCAAAGAAGAATGA
- the msrB gene encoding peptide-methionine (R)-S-oxide reductase MsrB, with protein MPHDQDDRRYPYQADDAELRERLTPMQYEVTQHAATERAFTGEYTDTEEPGIYRCVVCDTPLFESGAKYHSGCGWPSYFKPLAAEVIDEKIDRTHGMVRVEVRCNHCGAHLGHVFEDGPRDKTGLRYCINSAALNFEPDAGR; from the coding sequence ATGCCCCACGATCAGGACGACCGCCGCTATCCGTACCAGGCCGACGACGCCGAACTGCGCGAGCGGCTCACGCCCATGCAGTACGAGGTCACGCAGCACGCGGCCACCGAGCGCGCCTTCACCGGCGAATACACCGACACCGAGGAGCCCGGCATCTACCGCTGCGTGGTGTGCGACACCCCGCTGTTCGAATCGGGCGCGAAGTACCATTCGGGCTGCGGCTGGCCCAGCTACTTCAAGCCGCTCGCCGCCGAGGTGATCGACGAGAAGATCGACCGCACGCACGGCATGGTGCGTGTCGAGGTGCGCTGCAACCATTGCGGCGCGCATCTGGGCCACGTGTTCGAGGACGGCCCGCGCGACAAAACCGGTCTGCGCTACTGCATCAATTCGGCTGCGTTAAACTTCGAGCCTGACGCCGGCCGCTGA
- a CDS encoding protein adenylyltransferase SelO: MAASLPAASAAAALADLAASLAAPRDDAFVGLGPAFLTRLPAAPLPAPYVIGFSDELARELGLDPSIRALPGFAELFCGNPTRDWPAAALPYATVYSGHQFGVWAGQLGDGRALTIGELEHAGRRVEFQLKGAGRTPYSRMGDGRAVLRSSIREFLCSEAMHHLGIPTTRALALIGSDQPVTREEIETAAVVTRVADSFVRFGHFEHFFANDRPDLLKQLADHVIARFYPDCRAADDPYLALLEAVMQRTARMLAQWQAVGFCHGVMNTDNMSILGLTLDYGPFGFIDGFDASHICNHTDTQGRYAYRMQPRIAHWNCFCLAQALLPLIGQQRTELDDDPRTERAVEDAQAVLARFPETFGPALEAAMRAKLGLALELEGDAALANRLLEIMNGSRADFTLTFRRLAHLSKHDARADGAVRDLFIDRAAFDGWAAQYRERLAAEPRDDAARAEAMNRVNPKYVLRNHLAETAIRRAAEKDFSELERLARILRRPFDEQPEYEAYAALPPDWASTLEVSCSS; the protein is encoded by the coding sequence TTGGCCGCCTCCCTCCCCGCCGCTTCCGCCGCTGCCGCCCTTGCCGATCTGGCCGCCTCGCTCGCCGCGCCGCGCGACGACGCGTTCGTCGGGCTCGGCCCCGCGTTCCTGACCCGGCTGCCCGCGGCACCGCTGCCCGCGCCCTACGTGATCGGCTTTTCCGACGAGCTCGCGCGCGAGCTCGGCCTCGATCCGTCGATCCGCGCGCTGCCCGGCTTCGCCGAGCTGTTCTGCGGCAACCCCACGCGCGACTGGCCCGCCGCGGCCCTGCCCTACGCGACCGTCTATTCGGGCCACCAGTTCGGCGTCTGGGCCGGCCAGCTCGGCGACGGCCGCGCGCTGACGATCGGCGAGCTCGAGCACGCGGGCCGGCGCGTCGAATTCCAGCTGAAGGGCGCGGGCCGCACGCCGTATTCGCGCATGGGCGACGGCCGCGCGGTGCTGCGCTCGTCGATCCGCGAATTCCTCTGCTCGGAGGCGATGCATCACCTCGGCATCCCGACCACGCGCGCGCTGGCGCTGATCGGCTCGGACCAACCGGTCACGCGCGAGGAGATCGAAACGGCGGCCGTGGTCACGCGCGTGGCGGACAGCTTCGTGCGCTTCGGCCATTTCGAGCACTTCTTCGCCAACGACCGGCCCGACCTGCTCAAGCAGCTCGCCGATCACGTCATCGCGCGCTTCTATCCGGACTGCCGCGCCGCGGACGACCCGTATCTGGCGCTGCTCGAGGCCGTGATGCAGCGCACCGCGCGAATGCTGGCCCAGTGGCAGGCGGTGGGCTTCTGCCACGGCGTGATGAACACCGACAACATGTCGATCCTCGGTCTCACGCTCGACTACGGCCCGTTCGGCTTCATCGACGGCTTCGACGCCTCGCACATCTGCAACCACACCGACACGCAGGGTCGCTACGCGTACCGCATGCAGCCGCGCATCGCGCACTGGAACTGCTTCTGCCTGGCCCAGGCGCTGCTGCCGCTGATCGGCCAGCAGCGCACCGAGCTAGACGACGATCCGCGCACCGAGCGCGCGGTGGAAGACGCCCAGGCCGTGCTGGCACGCTTTCCCGAGACGTTCGGCCCCGCGCTCGAGGCCGCGATGCGCGCCAAGCTCGGCCTCGCGCTCGAACTCGAAGGCGACGCCGCGCTCGCCAACCGGCTGCTGGAAATCATGAACGGCAGCCGTGCCGACTTCACGCTGACGTTCCGCCGCCTCGCGCACCTGTCGAAGCACGACGCGCGCGCGGACGGCGCGGTGCGCGACCTGTTCATCGACCGCGCGGCGTTCGACGGCTGGGCCGCGCAGTATCGCGAGCGCCTGGCCGCCGAGCCGCGCGACGACGCGGCGCGCGCCGAGGCGATGAACCGCGTCAATCCGAAATACGTGCTGCGCAATCATCTGGCCGAGACCGCGATCCGGCGCGCGGCCGAGAAGGATTTTTCCGAGCTCGAACGGCTCGCCCGCATCCTGCGCAGGCCGTTCGACGAACAGCCCGAGTACGAGGCCTACGCCGCGCTGCCGCCCGACTGGGCGAGCACGCTGGAAGTGAGCTGCTCGTCGTAA
- a CDS encoding 3-(methylthio)propionyl-CoA ligase, with protein MNPPLLGQMMEVPLLVSSLITHAARHAGGVEIVSRRIEGDLHRYTYRDCERRAKQLAQALTRAGVAPGERVGTLAWNGYRHLEAYFGIAGMGAVSHTINPRLFLEQLVYIVNHADDRFILFDLNFAPLIDQLAPQCPNVRGWIALTDAAHLPAAATPLIAYETLLDAEDGDYDWPRLDERQASSLCYTSGTTGHPKGALYSHRSTVLHAYAAALPDAMALSMLDAVLPVVPMFHVNAWGLPYAVPLTGAKLVLPGKDLDGKSVYELMEAERVTCSAGVPTVWLGLLNYMREAGVRFSTLRRTVIGGSACPPSMLRAFEDDYGVQVIHAWGMTELSPLGTLARPTWAQMQRPEAERRQSLEKQGRVVCGIDMRIVGEDGSELPWDGVAFGELQVRGPWVIDGYFQGEGSPLVDGWFPTGDVATIDRDGFLQITDRSKDVIKSGGEWISSIDLENIAVAHPGVAEAACIACAHPKWTERPLLVVVRRPGSDLTREALLAFYEGKVAKWWIPDDVVFVEALPHTATGKLQKLRLREMFREHVLPTAVAGDSPRESVPARSAGRG; from the coding sequence ATGAACCCGCCTTTGCTGGGCCAGATGATGGAGGTGCCGCTGCTGGTGTCGTCGCTGATCACGCATGCGGCGCGGCATGCCGGCGGCGTGGAGATCGTGTCGCGCCGGATCGAAGGCGATCTGCACCGCTACACCTATCGCGACTGCGAACGGCGCGCCAAGCAGCTCGCGCAGGCGCTCACGCGGGCCGGCGTCGCGCCGGGCGAGCGCGTCGGCACGCTGGCCTGGAACGGCTACCGCCACCTGGAGGCGTATTTCGGCATCGCCGGGATGGGCGCCGTCAGCCATACGATCAACCCGCGCCTGTTTCTCGAGCAACTCGTCTATATCGTCAACCATGCCGACGATCGTTTCATCCTGTTCGATCTCAACTTCGCGCCGCTGATCGACCAGCTCGCGCCGCAGTGCCCGAACGTGCGCGGCTGGATCGCGCTGACCGACGCGGCGCACCTGCCCGCGGCGGCCACGCCGCTGATCGCGTATGAAACGCTGCTCGACGCGGAGGATGGCGATTACGACTGGCCGCGCCTCGACGAGCGCCAGGCCTCGTCGCTCTGCTACACGTCGGGCACCACCGGCCATCCGAAGGGCGCGCTCTACTCGCACCGCTCGACGGTGCTGCACGCCTACGCGGCCGCACTGCCCGACGCGATGGCGCTGTCGATGCTCGACGCGGTGCTGCCGGTGGTGCCGATGTTCCACGTCAACGCCTGGGGCCTGCCCTACGCGGTGCCGCTCACCGGCGCGAAGCTGGTGCTGCCCGGCAAGGATCTGGACGGCAAGTCGGTCTACGAGCTGATGGAAGCGGAGCGCGTGACCTGCTCGGCCGGCGTGCCGACCGTCTGGCTCGGCCTGCTCAACTACATGCGCGAGGCCGGGGTGCGCTTCTCGACGCTCCGACGCACCGTGATCGGCGGCTCCGCATGCCCGCCCAGCATGCTGCGCGCGTTCGAGGACGATTACGGCGTGCAGGTGATCCACGCCTGGGGCATGACCGAGCTGTCGCCGCTCGGCACGCTGGCGCGGCCGACCTGGGCGCAGATGCAGCGGCCCGAGGCCGAGCGGCGCCAGTCGCTCGAAAAACAGGGCCGCGTGGTCTGCGGCATCGACATGCGCATCGTCGGCGAGGACGGCAGCGAGCTGCCCTGGGACGGCGTCGCGTTCGGCGAGCTGCAGGTGCGCGGGCCGTGGGTGATCGACGGCTATTTCCAGGGCGAGGGCTCGCCGCTCGTCGACGGCTGGTTCCCGACCGGCGACGTCGCCACCATCGATCGCGACGGCTTCCTGCAGATCACCGATCGCAGCAAGGACGTGATCAAGTCGGGCGGCGAATGGATCAGCTCGATCGACCTGGAGAACATCGCCGTCGCGCACCCGGGCGTGGCCGAGGCGGCCTGCATCGCCTGCGCGCATCCGAAATGGACGGAACGGCCGCTGCTCGTGGTGGTGCGCCGGCCCGGCAGCGACCTGACGCGCGAGGCGCTGCTCGCGTTCTACGAGGGCAAGGTCGCGAAATGGTGGATACCCGACGACGTGGTGTTCGTCGAGGCGCTGCCGCACACGGCCACCGGCAAGCTGCAAAAGCTCAGGCTGCGCGAGATGTTCCGCGAGCACGTGCTGCCCACCGCCGTCGCCGGCGATAGCCCGCGCGAAAGCGTGCCGGCGCGATCGGCCGGGCGGGGCTGA
- a CDS encoding 3-hydroxyacyl-CoA dehydrogenase NAD-binding domain-containing protein, with protein MAVAYTIRDGVAVLTLDNPPVNGLGHSTRAALMAGLDRALADASVTAIVLTGAGRAFSGGADITEFNTPKALQEPNLHTLIAAVEASPKPVIAAVHAVVMGGGLELALGAHYRIAAPGTQVALPEVKIGLLPGAGGTQRLPRAVGLETALNMIVSGAPVPAEQLAASGLFDEIAAGDLLDAAVAFGRRVGAQPGPHPRVRDRAIVHPNPAGFIQFARNSVKAAAPQYPAPHKCIDAIESGVLNGFEQGLADEREGFVALVQTPESRALRHAFFAERAASKIPDVPADTPVREIRRVAVIGAGTMGGGIAMNFVNAGLPVVLLETKQEALDRGLATIRKNYEAQVKKGKLTAEKLEARLALITPTLSYDDLGEADLIIEAVFEELGVKEQVFRRLDEVAKPGAILASNTSTLDVDRIAAFTQRPQDVVGMHFFSPANVMKLLEVVRGEKTAKDVLATVMQIAKKIRKTAVVSGVCDGFIGNRMIEQYIRQALFMLEEGALPAQVDRAIEAFGFAMGPFRMSDLAGNDIGWAIRKRRYVEQPELHYSKIADRLCELGRFGQKTGGGWYDYQPGERRAKPSKLVDEMVLAYSKEAGIERRAIGDDEIVERLVYALVNEGAKILEEGIASKASDVDMVYLTGYGFPLWRGGPMLYADEVGLYNVERAMRRYAAGANGDAWRIAPSIVELAASGKGFNG; from the coding sequence ATGGCAGTGGCTTACACGATTCGCGACGGCGTGGCCGTCCTTACGCTCGACAATCCGCCCGTCAACGGGCTCGGCCATTCGACGCGCGCTGCGCTGATGGCCGGGCTCGACCGCGCGCTGGCCGACGCTTCGGTCACAGCGATCGTGCTGACGGGCGCCGGCCGCGCGTTCTCGGGCGGCGCCGACATCACCGAATTCAACACGCCGAAGGCGCTGCAGGAACCGAACCTGCACACGCTGATCGCTGCCGTGGAGGCCAGCCCGAAGCCGGTGATCGCGGCGGTGCATGCCGTGGTGATGGGCGGCGGGCTCGAGCTCGCGCTCGGCGCGCATTACCGGATCGCCGCGCCAGGCACCCAGGTGGCGCTGCCCGAAGTGAAGATCGGGCTGCTGCCCGGCGCCGGCGGCACGCAGCGGCTGCCGCGCGCGGTGGGGCTGGAGACGGCGCTGAACATGATCGTCTCGGGCGCGCCGGTGCCGGCCGAGCAGCTCGCCGCCAGCGGCCTGTTCGACGAGATCGCCGCAGGCGACCTGCTCGACGCCGCGGTGGCGTTCGGCCGGCGCGTGGGCGCGCAGCCCGGGCCGCATCCGCGCGTGCGCGACCGCGCCATCGTGCATCCGAACCCGGCCGGCTTCATCCAGTTCGCGCGCAACAGCGTGAAGGCGGCCGCGCCGCAGTATCCGGCGCCGCACAAGTGCATCGACGCGATCGAGTCGGGCGTGCTGAACGGCTTCGAGCAGGGCCTGGCCGACGAGCGCGAGGGCTTCGTCGCGCTGGTGCAGACGCCCGAGAGCCGCGCGCTGCGCCATGCGTTCTTCGCCGAGCGGGCCGCGAGCAAGATCCCCGACGTGCCGGCCGACACGCCGGTGCGCGAGATCCGGCGGGTCGCCGTGATCGGCGCCGGCACCATGGGCGGCGGCATTGCGATGAATTTCGTCAACGCCGGGCTGCCGGTGGTGCTGCTCGAAACGAAGCAGGAGGCGCTCGACCGCGGCCTCGCGACCATCCGCAAGAACTACGAGGCCCAGGTCAAGAAGGGCAAGTTGACGGCCGAGAAGCTCGAGGCGCGGCTCGCGCTGATCACGCCGACGCTGTCCTACGACGACCTGGGAGAGGCCGACCTCATCATCGAAGCGGTATTCGAGGAGCTCGGCGTGAAGGAGCAGGTGTTTCGCCGGCTCGACGAGGTGGCCAAACCCGGCGCGATCCTCGCGTCGAACACCTCGACGCTCGACGTCGATCGCATCGCCGCGTTCACGCAGCGCCCGCAGGACGTGGTCGGCATGCACTTCTTCAGCCCCGCCAACGTCATGAAGCTGCTGGAAGTGGTGCGCGGCGAAAAGACGGCGAAGGACGTGCTCGCCACCGTCATGCAGATCGCCAAGAAGATCCGCAAGACGGCCGTGGTGTCGGGCGTTTGCGACGGCTTCATCGGCAACCGGATGATCGAGCAGTACATCCGCCAGGCCCTCTTCATGCTCGAGGAAGGCGCGCTGCCGGCGCAGGTCGATCGCGCCATCGAGGCCTTCGGTTTCGCGATGGGGCCGTTTCGCATGAGCGATTTGGCCGGCAACGACATCGGCTGGGCGATCCGCAAGCGCCGCTACGTCGAGCAGCCCGAGCTGCATTACTCGAAGATCGCCGACCGCCTCTGCGAGCTGGGCCGCTTCGGCCAGAAGACGGGCGGCGGCTGGTACGACTACCAGCCGGGCGAGCGGCGCGCGAAACCGTCGAAGCTCGTCGACGAGATGGTGCTCGCCTATTCGAAGGAAGCCGGCATCGAGCGCCGCGCGATCGGCGACGACGAGATCGTCGAGCGGCTCGTCTACGCGCTCGTCAACGAAGGCGCGAAGATCCTCGAGGAAGGCATCGCGTCGAAGGCCTCCGACGTCGACATGGTCTACCTGACCGGCTATGGCTTCCCGCTCTGGCGCGGCGGCCCGATGCTGTATGCCGACGAGGTCGGGCTCTACAACGTCGAGCGCGCGATGCGGCGCTACGCGGCCGGCGCGAACGGCGACGCGTGGCGGATCGCGCCGTCGATCGTCGAGCTGGCCGCCAGCGGCAAGGGTTTCAACGGCTGA
- the pncA gene encoding bifunctional nicotinamidase/pyrazinamidase: MMRTDDVLLVIDVQNDFMPGGALAVADGDAVVPVINRLARRFDQVVITQDWHPRAHVSFAANHAGREPFSTLTLPYGEQVLWPVHCVQDTDGAALHRDLDVPHARLVIRKGLDPAVDSYSAFVEADRATSTGLAAYLQALGAKRVWCCGLATDYCVAWSALDARAAGFEAAVIEDACRAIDLDGSLARAWQDLHGAGVARVHADAVPL; encoded by the coding sequence ATGATGCGGACCGACGACGTGCTGCTCGTGATCGACGTGCAGAACGATTTCATGCCGGGCGGCGCGCTCGCGGTGGCCGACGGCGACGCGGTGGTGCCGGTGATCAACCGGCTCGCGCGGCGCTTCGATCAGGTGGTGATCACGCAGGACTGGCATCCGCGCGCGCACGTGTCGTTTGCCGCCAACCACGCGGGCCGCGAGCCGTTCTCGACGCTGACGCTGCCCTACGGCGAGCAGGTGCTGTGGCCCGTGCATTGCGTGCAGGACACCGACGGCGCCGCGCTGCACCGCGATCTCGACGTCCCCCATGCGCGGCTCGTGATCCGCAAGGGGCTCGACCCGGCCGTCGACAGCTATTCGGCCTTCGTCGAGGCCGACCGTGCGACTTCCACCGGCCTCGCCGCCTATCTGCAGGCGCTCGGCGCCAAGCGCGTCTGGTGCTGCGGGCTCGCCACCGACTATTGCGTCGCGTGGTCCGCGCTCGATGCACGCGCGGCCGGCTTCGAGGCCGCGGTGATCGAGGACGCGTGCCGCGCGATCGACCTCGACGGCTCGCTCGCGCGCGCCTGGCAGGACCTTCACGGCGCGGGCGTGGCCCGCGTGCATGCGGACGCGGTGCCGCTCTGA